The following proteins are co-located in the Palaemon carinicauda isolate YSFRI2023 chromosome 30, ASM3689809v2, whole genome shotgun sequence genome:
- the LOC137623437 gene encoding uncharacterized protein, with amino-acid sequence MSSLLKLRELATDLGLAGDDAVEFITRQQNIEREERAQEREYKKLEAERELELRKLEERSKDRQHEIDMLAKRAVAPTNVSSTCPRLSSDEIKLLSFKEGDDFSVFLSYFERICEANGWDLEADGVIRLLPLLQGKLREVYITLPSEATGTYSDLKKELLNAYYMNSDYYRTEFRHARISPHQTFRQFGFTLRRLLNHWLETSKVNNSYESLSDFILCDQLLASVTPELRSTLKDRKWHTFDELINEADTYAAAHNLYTKLSKSSSRKSVVNNTNSLKNSDHSVVQPNITKVKRKIVCHSCGLEGHIRPQCPQNKSLIRKEIPMIHNVITSSDHTSDDSGVGNVVPHKVNFVFGSTVSGSLKFENCKVNGANISTMVRDTGCTCIVVSEQLLPSIPFDEHTKFASVSDYLGRTDKFPVVKCHIACDYFTGWTEVVKAPIKFCGVLIGQVEDNDISTCQSVMTRGQVKADSARPAPLITNKSKVLGDLNVSVSDFKQEQMNCPSLQSIREKLDKYITEISKGNVYQYIIDKGFLYRKCIQSNNRVMLGVKVLVVPRKFRELIMKMAHDSLLAGHFSNCKTKDKVFALYFWPGATAEILRYCRSCDICKRTTSQGRVKKAPLQTVPIITEPFAKVAVDIVGPLSPPSEDGHRFILTLVDCATRYPEAIPLKRIDSISCAEALLSIFTRIGIPKEVLSDRGRQFVSSVMLEVHKLLNIKPIFTSPYHPQANGYCERFNGVLKSIIKKICSDYPRCWHRYLPCALFAVREIPNNTLGFSPFELIYGRNVRGPLSILKELFTNQDLNEEIRNSYEYVLDLRDRLEETAQIALQNTKVNFSKYKTYYDLKTSDRKFVIGDEVLLLLPSDTNKLLSQWQGPYKVIGKKGQVDYIIEVRNKHKVFHVNMLKKYYRRATINNLQVFDEVTPFEQKVLMGPLDLVQVAVVTQCTDSPLPVLDTESGTEPDVNPYLATEQKAKLSILLDSYKDVLSDIPGCVKNFCHSIQLTTTEPVKRKPYAVPYHLREVFNREVDKLLELDIIEASISNYCSPVVLVKKSDASYRMCIDFRQLNAATVFDCEPIPTIDENLDKFSNCKYLSEIDLAKAYYQVPMEESCRKYTAFSTNRGLFQFKRMPFGLSTACSTYNRLMRQVLKNLDHVSFYFDNIFVHSSSWPEHLVALEKVFARLRSWNLTCGPSKCRFGYEVIHYLGYQIGRNSLQPLPDKVQAIVDMPFPNLSKPFGLRTDASDHGIGGALLQYDSEGIPFPIAYASQTDHRPLTYLRNIKAHNARLMRWSLLLQEYQFQITHIKGAANVLGDALSRNPTSLKIRSNNCVILDYLTN; translated from the exons ATGTCTAGTTTATTAAAACTAAGAGAACTTGCTACGGATCTTGGTTTAGCTGGTGATGATGCGGTAGAGTTTATCACTCGTcaacaaaatattgagagagaagAGCGAGCACAAGAGCGTGAGTATAAAAAGCTCGAAGCCGAACGAGAGTTAGAACTTAGGAAATTAGAAGAGAGAAGTAAAGACCGGCAGCATGAAATAGACATGCTTGCGAAGAGAGCTGTAGCTCCCACTAATGTGTCTAGCACTTGTCCCAGACTTTCTTCTGATGAAATAAAATTGCTTAGTTTTAAAGAGGGTGATGATTTTAGTGTTTTTCTCTCATATTTTGAGAGAATTTGCGAAGCAAATGGATGGGATTTAGAAGCTGATGGTGTAATTAGACTGTTACCGTTATTACAAGGCAAGCTAAGGGAGGTTTATATAACGCTTCCTTCCGAAGCCACTGGCACTTATTCTGATTTGAAGAAAGAGTTGTTGAATGCTTATTATATGAACTCTGATTATTATAGAACTGAATTTCGGCATGCTCGTATTTCCCCCCATCAGACTTTTCGACAGTTTGGCTTTACTTTACGTAGACTCCTGAATCATTGGTTGGAAACATCGAAGGTAAATAATAGTTATGAATCTTTATCGGATTTCATATTGTGTGACCAATTATTAGCTTCAGTAACTCCCGAGTTGCGCAGTACCCTTAAAGATAGAAAGTGGCATACTTTTGATGAATTGATTAACGAGGCAGATACTTATGCGGCTGCTCATAACTTGTATACCAAATTGTCTAAAAGTAGTTCGAGGAAGTCTGTGGTCAATAACACTAATTCATTAAAGAATTCTGATCATTCAGTCGTACAGCCaaatattacaaaagtaaaaaggaaaatagtttgtCATAGTTGCGGTTTAGAAGGTCATATAAGACCTCAGTGTCCTCAGAATAAATCTTTGATAAGGAAGGAGATTCCTATGATTCATAATGTTATAACTAGTTCTGATCATACGAGTGACGATTCCGGAGTTGGTAATGTCGTTCCCCATAAAGTTAATTTTGTTTTTGGCTCTACTGTATCTGGCtctttgaaatttgaaaattgCAAGGTAAATGGTGCTAATATTTCGACCATGGTACGTGATACTGGGTGTACTTGTATAGTTGTGTCGGAACAGTTATTACCATCCATACCTTTTGATGAACACACCAAATTTGCGTCAGTTAGTGATTATTTGGGTAGAACTGATAAATTCCCTGTGGTTAAGTGTCATATTGCTTGTGATTATTTTACGGGATGGACTGAAGTGGTAAAGGCACCCATTAAGTTTTGTGGTGTGCTTATAGGACAAGTGGAGGATAATGATATCTCTACCTGCCAATCTGTTATGACCAGAGGTCAAGTAAAAGCCGATAGTGCTCGTCCTGCTCCCCTGATTACAAATAAATCTAAGGTTCTTGGTGACTTAAACGTGAGTGTGTCGGATTTTAAGCAAGAGCAAATGAATTGCCCTTCTTTGCAGAGCATTCGTGAGAAGCTTGAtaaatatattactgaaatatcCAAGGGAAATGTTTACCAGTACATTATTGACAAAGGTTTCCTTTATAGGAAGTGTATACAGAGTAACAATAGGGTGATGTTAGGAGTAAAAGTTCTAGTGGTACCACGAAAGTTCAGGGAATTAATTATGAAAATGGCTCACGATTCGTTGTTGGCTGGACATTTTAGTAACTGTAAAACTAAAGACAAAGTGTTTGCATTGTACTTTTGGCCAGGTGCTACAGCTGAAATCCTGCGCTATTGTAGATCATGTGATATATGTAAAAGAACTACTTCCCAAGGTCGTGTCAAGAAGGCACCACTTCAAACAGTACCTATAATAACCGAACCTTTTGCAAAGGTCGCAGTTGATATAGTTGGGCCTTTGTCACCCCCTTCTGAGGACGGTCATAGGTTTATTTTGACATTAGTTGATTGTGCTACCCGTTACCCTGAGGCTATCCCTCTAAAGAGAATAGATTCTATTTCTTGTGCTGAAGCCCTATTAAGTATCTTTACACGTATAGGTATCCCAAAAGAGGTTCTATCAGATAGAGGACGTCAGTTTGTTTCTTCAGTGATGTTAGAAGTGCATAAGTTACTTAATATAAAGCCAATTTTTACATCACCATACCATCCACAGGCTAATGGGTATTGTGAGCGTTTTAATGGGGTATTGAAAAGTATAATTAAAAAGATTTGTTCAGATTATCCTCGCTGTTGGCACAGATACCTTCCGTGTGCCTTATTTGCTGTTAGAGAAATCCCTAACAATACTTTAGGATTTTCTCCTTTTGAACTGATTTATGGACGAAATGTGAGAGGTCCTTTATCCATATTGAAAGAGTTGTTTACTAATCAGGACCTTAATGAAGAAATTAGGAATTCTTATGAGTATGTGTTGGATCTGCGTGATAGGTTAGAGGAAACAGCACAGATCGCACTCCAGAATACCAAGGTTAATTTTAGCAAATATAAAACTTATTATGATCTGAAAACATCTGATAGAAAATTTGTTATCGGTGATGAGGTTCTGTTACTGTTACCTTCCGACACTAATAAGCTCTTATCTCAGTGGCAGGGTCCATATAAGGTAATTGGCAAGAAAGGTCAGGTTGATTATATTATAGAAGTAAGGAATAAACATAAAGTTTtccatgtaaatatgttaaaaaagTATTACCGTAGGGCCACTATTAACAATTTGCAAGTGTTTGATGAGGTTACCCCTTTTGAACAGAAGGTTTTAATGGGACCTCTGGATTTGGTACAGGTTGCTGTAGTTACTCAATGTACAGATTCTCCTTTGCCAGTGTTAGATACAGAGTCTGGGACTGAACCTGATGTGAATCCTTATCTAGCTACAGAACAAAAGGCAAAGTTATCCATTTTGTTAGACAGCTATAAGGATGTTCTTAGTGATATACCTGGTTGTGTTAAAAACTTTTGTCATTCCATACAGTTAACTACCACTGAGCCTGTCAAGAGAAAGCCTTACGCTGTTCCTTATCACTTAAGAGAGGTATTCAACCGTGAAGTTGATAAATTGTTGGAGCTTGATATAATTGAAGCATCTATATCTAACTATTGTTCACCGGTTGTGCTTGTAAAAAAATCGGATGCCAGTTATCGGATGTGTATAGATTTTAGGCAGTTAAATGCTGCAACAGTGTTTGATTGTGAACCTATTCCTACTATAGATGAGAACTTAGACAAATTTTCAAACTGCAAATATTTGTCGGAAATTGATCTTGCTAAAGCTTATTACCAGGTTCCAATGGAAGAATCCTGCCGGAAATATACAGCATTCAGTACTAATAGGGGATTATTTCAATTCAAAAGAATGCCATTTGGATTAAGTACTGCCTGTAGTACATATAACCGTCTGATGCGCCAAGTGTTGAAAAATTTAGACCAcgttagtttttattttgataacatttttgTTCACTCTAGCTCATGGCCTGAACACTTGGTGGCCCTCGAGAAAGTGTTTGCCAGACTTCGCAGTTGGAATTTAACTTGTGGTCCCTCTAAGTGTCGTTTTGGTTACGAAGTAATTCACTATTTGGGATACCAGATTGGTAGGAACTCTCTGCAACCATTACCAGATAAAGTACAAGCAATTGTGGATATGCCTTTTCCAA ACCTTAGTAAGCCATTTGGTCTGAGAACAGATGCAAGTGATCATGGAATAGGTGGTGCACTGTTGCAATACGATTCCGAGGGTATACCATTTCCTATTGCTTACGCTAGTC AGACTGACCATCGTCCTTTAACTTATCTGAGAAATATCAAAGCTCATAATGCAAGACTGATGCGCTGGAGTCTCCTTCTTCAAGAGTACCAGTTTCAAATAACTCATATTAAAGGAGCTGCCAATGTTCTAGGTGATGCATTGTCCCGCAATCCCAC ttcattgaaaattagatcaaataactgtgtaattctcGATTACCTCACCAATTAA
- the LOC137623438 gene encoding tropomyosin-2-like codes for MARLEIAESQNDELREELSSKTFVQVREIDVCNNIGNLALMDDLHRANNNIESLFVSLEKLKLENDQIRDELLAKAYVETELENSREEIRILEKKLERVTRDLETANERADKKIKDLMARLEIAESQNDELREELSSKTFVQVREIDVCNNIGNLALMDDLHRANNNIESLFVSLEKAEARNDQIRDELLAKAYVETELENSREEIRILEREAGKSNTRSRNS; via the coding sequence ATGGCAAGGCTAGAGATAGCTGAAagtcaaaacgatgaacttcgagaggagctcTCGTCCAAGACATTTGTTCAGGTAAGAGAAATTGATGTAtgtaataacatcggtaacttagctttaatggATGATTTACATAGAGCGAATAATAATATAGAGTCGCTTTTTGTAAGTCTAGAAAAGCTGAAGCTCGaaaacgatcaaattcgtgatgagcttttggcCAAGGCATACGTAGAAACTGAGTTAGAAAATTCCcgtgaggaaattcggatactcgagaagaagcTGGAAAGAGTAACACGAGATCTCGAAACAGCCAACGAGAGAGCTGATAAGAAAATTAAGGATCTTATGGCAAGGCTAGAGATAGCTGAAagtcaaaacgatgaacttcgagaggagctcTCGTCCAAGACATTTGTTCAGGTAAGAGAAATTGATGTAtgtaataacatcggtaacttagctttaatggATGATTTACATAGAGCGAATAATAATATAGAGTCGCTttttgtaagtctagaaaaagctgaagctcgaaacgatcaaattcgtgatgagcttttggcCAAGGCATACGTAGAAACTGAGTTAGAAAATTCCcgtgaggaaattcggatactcgagagAGAAGCTGGAAAGAGTAACACGAGATCTCGAAACAGCTAA